One Lacticaseibacillus rhamnosus genomic window carries:
- a CDS encoding flotillin family protein: protein MEILTDYMPWIIAAVLLILLFIFLATHRKTALPNEVLIISGALISGKHSFRDVNGNRVKLITNGGSFILPILQRWDVLSLNTRTIEVATPEVYTQQGVPIIVNGTVILKIGSSQEEVATAAEQFLGKNDEQINSEATEILEGHLRAILGTLTVEDTYQNRDAFAEKVQDVASSDLAKMGLQIISFTIKDIADKNGYLDSLGKKQIAEVKKNAAVAEAAANRDTRIQQAQADQEAKQQEIERQTQIADAEREQQVKMADFKKQQEIAQAQADQAAIVEQMKAKQVQKEKDIELAQKNAELQEQELNATVRKQADADLYKAQRAAEAQKATQIAAAEASAKEVELDAEAKANATKAIGEAEAGKTKAIGLAQAEAIAKQAEAARQLDESGRFKMTIEAMPKIIEAAMSPYANVDSIKLYGDGDLTNQTSGSLVKQLDMLQEVAGIDIRGMLNGALMHQAGNQPVVDAIKHHEQPSAKAPDTKQPAPAPNSDQPATTEQAASSTPSRMAEKQK from the coding sequence ATGGAAATTTTAACTGATTATATGCCGTGGATTATTGCGGCCGTTTTATTGATCTTGCTCTTTATTTTTCTGGCCACCCATCGTAAGACCGCTTTGCCTAACGAAGTGCTGATTATTTCCGGTGCCTTGATTTCCGGCAAGCACAGTTTTCGCGATGTCAATGGCAATCGTGTCAAATTGATTACCAACGGCGGGTCTTTTATTTTACCGATTTTGCAGCGCTGGGACGTTTTAAGTCTAAATACGCGGACCATTGAAGTCGCAACGCCTGAAGTCTACACGCAACAAGGGGTTCCGATTATCGTCAACGGGACGGTTATTTTAAAAATAGGCTCCAGTCAGGAAGAAGTCGCAACCGCTGCGGAACAATTTTTAGGCAAAAATGACGAGCAGATTAATTCGGAAGCCACCGAAATTCTGGAAGGCCATTTACGGGCAATTTTGGGCACATTAACGGTTGAGGATACCTATCAGAATCGTGATGCCTTTGCCGAAAAGGTCCAGGATGTGGCGAGTTCCGATTTAGCCAAAATGGGTTTACAGATTATTTCGTTCACGATCAAAGATATTGCCGACAAGAACGGCTATCTGGACTCACTGGGTAAGAAGCAGATTGCGGAAGTTAAGAAGAACGCCGCTGTAGCCGAAGCAGCCGCCAATCGTGACACCCGAATTCAACAGGCGCAAGCAGATCAGGAAGCAAAGCAGCAGGAAATCGAACGTCAGACCCAAATTGCTGACGCCGAACGGGAACAGCAGGTCAAGATGGCTGACTTCAAAAAGCAGCAAGAAATTGCTCAGGCGCAAGCTGATCAGGCCGCGATTGTTGAACAGATGAAGGCCAAGCAGGTTCAAAAAGAAAAAGACATTGAATTAGCCCAAAAGAACGCCGAATTGCAGGAACAGGAACTGAATGCAACCGTGCGTAAACAAGCGGATGCGGACTTGTATAAAGCCCAGCGTGCCGCCGAAGCCCAAAAAGCAACCCAGATTGCGGCCGCTGAAGCATCGGCAAAAGAGGTTGAATTGGATGCCGAAGCCAAAGCAAATGCAACCAAGGCGATTGGGGAAGCAGAAGCTGGCAAGACCAAGGCGATCGGGCTTGCACAAGCGGAAGCGATTGCTAAACAAGCGGAAGCAGCACGGCAACTTGATGAATCCGGCCGCTTCAAGATGACGATTGAAGCAATGCCGAAGATTATTGAGGCTGCTATGAGTCCGTATGCAAATGTTGATTCGATCAAGCTTTATGGCGATGGCGACCTGACGAATCAAACCAGCGGCAGTTTGGTCAAGCAACTAGACATGTTGCAAGAAGTTGCCGGCATCGACATTCGCGGGATGTTAAATGGCGCACTGATGCATCAGGCTGGCAATCAACCGGTTGTCGATGCGATCAAGCACCACGAGCAACCATCAGCCAAGGCACCTGACACCAAGCAACCAGCACCGGCGCCAAATAGTGATCAACCGGCCACTACCGAGCAAGCGGCATCAAGTACACCATCGCGCATGGCCGAGAAGCAAAAGTAG